A genomic stretch from Sphingomonas faeni includes:
- a CDS encoding type II toxin-antitoxin system YoeB family toxin gives MTDTLIEECRRNPFKGTGKPDPLGGNLSGWWSRRINHEEAVTRRRCRLRSAGITIDALVACPAKA, from the coding sequence GTGACAGACACGCTGATCGAGGAATGCCGACGCAATCCGTTCAAGGGCACTGGCAAACCCGACCCCCTCGGCGGCAATCTGTCGGGCTGGTGGTCGCGCCGGATCAACCACGAGGAAGCGGTGACGCGCAGACGGTGCAGGTTGCGCAGTGCCGGTATCACTATTGATGCGCTTGTCGCGTGCCCGGCAAAGGCATAG
- a CDS encoding alkylphosphonate utilization protein, producing MSDEYVYDEATGEWVAGGAATAVATDDGAVVVRDSVGNVLADGDQVTLIKDLTVKGAGQTLKRGTLIKSIRLTGDAQEIDCRYEGIKGLVLRAEFVRKR from the coding sequence ATGAGCGACGAATATGTCTATGACGAAGCGACTGGTGAGTGGGTCGCTGGCGGCGCGGCGACGGCTGTGGCGACGGATGACGGCGCGGTCGTGGTGCGGGATTCGGTGGGGAACGTGCTCGCGGACGGCGATCAGGTGACATTGATCAAGGACCTGACTGTGAAGGGCGCGGGGCAGACTTTGAAGCGTGGCACGCTGATCAAGTCGATCCGGCTGACCGGCGATGCGCAGGAGATCGACTGCCGGTACGAGGGGATCAAGGGGCTGGTGCTGCGGGCGGAGTTTGTCCGGAAGCGGTGA
- the ung gene encoding uracil-DNA glycosylase yields MIDHKLPPSWQALAPEFEAPYMRALDAFLEAERVAGTRVFPEDADRFRALELTPLDQVRVVILGQDPYHGEGQAHGLSFSVRQGVRTPPSLVNIYKELEADLGIPRARHGMLDHWAAQGVLLLNAVLSVRMGEAASHQKRGWERFTDAVIAAVNAQPKPVVFLLWGAYAQKKAAFVDDVKAGGRHLVIQSAHPSPLAARTGFFGSRPFSRANDFLETHGRAPIDWALPETDR; encoded by the coding sequence CCCGAGCTGGCAGGCGCTGGCCCCCGAGTTCGAGGCGCCGTACATGCGGGCGCTCGACGCGTTTCTGGAAGCCGAGCGGGTGGCGGGGACTCGGGTGTTTCCGGAGGATGCGGACCGGTTTCGGGCGTTGGAACTGACACCGCTGGATCAGGTGCGGGTCGTGATCCTGGGGCAGGATCCGTATCATGGCGAGGGGCAGGCGCATGGGCTCAGCTTCTCGGTACGCCAAGGCGTACGGACGCCGCCTAGCCTGGTGAACATCTACAAGGAGCTCGAGGCGGATCTCGGCATTCCGCGGGCGCGCCACGGCATGCTCGATCATTGGGCGGCGCAGGGCGTGCTCCTGCTCAACGCGGTGCTGAGCGTGCGGATGGGGGAGGCTGCGTCGCACCAGAAGCGCGGGTGGGAGCGGTTTACCGATGCGGTGATCGCCGCGGTGAACGCGCAGCCGAAACCGGTCGTGTTCCTGCTGTGGGGGGCGTATGCGCAGAAGAAGGCGGCGTTCGTCGATGACGTTAAGGCGGGCGGGCGGCATCTGGTGATCCAGTCCGCGCATCCTTCGCCGCTGGCGGCACGGACCGGGTTCTTCGGATCGCGACCGTTCAGCCGGGCCAATGACTTTCTCGAAACCCATGGGCGCGCGCCGATCGACTGGGCGCTGCCGGAGACCGACCGATGA
- a CDS encoding type II toxin-antitoxin system RelE/ParE family toxin: MKIRRLPQAIRDVDDIWLYIARHDPDAATRLVERLVSGVARLADYPESGPARPEIGAGARSVPVGNYLVLYRVERNSVDIVRVVHAAQDPLGLLPK, from the coding sequence ATGAAGATCCGTCGCCTCCCGCAGGCGATACGCGATGTCGACGACATATGGCTGTATATCGCACGGCACGATCCCGATGCGGCAACGCGACTGGTCGAGCGACTTGTCTCGGGTGTGGCTCGGTTGGCGGACTATCCAGAAAGTGGCCCGGCGCGGCCTGAGATCGGGGCTGGCGCAAGAAGCGTCCCGGTCGGAAATTATCTCGTGTTGTATCGAGTCGAGCGCAACAGCGTGGATATCGTACGGGTTGTACATGCTGCACAAGATCCGCTCGGACTACTTCCCAAATAA
- a CDS encoding type II toxin-antitoxin system RelE family toxin → MAWAIEFLPEAAKELRKLDRQVAARIVRTLEERIAPLDDPRLIGSALVGEHAGYWRWRIGDYRVVARIEDERITVLVVRVAHRREVYR, encoded by the coding sequence TTGGCTTGGGCGATTGAGTTCCTGCCGGAAGCGGCAAAGGAACTGCGCAAGCTGGACCGGCAGGTCGCAGCTCGGATCGTCAGGACGCTTGAGGAGCGGATAGCCCCGCTCGACGACCCGCGCCTGATCGGTAGCGCGTTGGTCGGCGAGCATGCCGGATATTGGCGCTGGCGGATCGGGGATTACCGGGTGGTTGCGCGGATCGAGGACGAACGGATTACGGTGCTGGTGGTGCGCGTGGCGCATCGCCGTGAGGTTTACCGTTGA
- the relB gene encoding type II toxin-antitoxin system RelB family antitoxin, producing MLAVRLDEQIEGRLEALAARTGRTKTFYARAAIEAHLDDLEDFYLAEDRLRDFREGDAIPLSTLKAELGLGD from the coding sequence ATGTTGGCAGTGCGACTTGACGAGCAGATCGAAGGCAGGCTGGAAGCGCTGGCAGCGCGCACCGGTCGGACCAAGACCTTCTATGCGCGGGCGGCGATCGAGGCACATCTCGATGATCTTGAAGATTTCTATCTTGCCGAGGACCGGTTGCGCGATTTTCGCGAGGGTGACGCTATCCCGCTAAGCACGCTGAAAGCCGAACTTGGCTTGGGCGATTGA
- a CDS encoding ribbon-helix-helix domain-containing protein, with product MAQISVSLPDDLMSWAEHQVAEGRHDSLDAYVADLVARDMDAGKLAASNAAIEEGLASEPNDDSMADVTARRDRDDDTLGALRRSWAQGIGSGTPVDGNFNAADIARRGGRSGEAVRKHG from the coding sequence ATGGCACAGATCAGCGTATCTCTTCCTGACGACCTGATGTCTTGGGCCGAACATCAAGTTGCCGAAGGTCGCCATGATAGTCTTGACGCCTATGTCGCTGATCTTGTTGCGCGCGACATGGATGCTGGGAAACTAGCGGCGTCGAATGCTGCGATCGAGGAAGGTCTTGCTTCGGAACCGAATGACGATTCGATGGCGGACGTGACTGCGCGCCGAGATCGCGACGACGATACCCTTGGTGCCCTGCGCCGGTCCTGGGCTCAGGGTATCGGCAGTGGCACTCCCGTCGACGGCAATTTCAATGCCGCAGATATAGCACGCCGCGGTGGCCGGTCTGGTGAGGCGGTTCGCAAGCACGGATGA